A portion of the Pseudoxanthomonas sp. JBR18 genome contains these proteins:
- a CDS encoding M23 family metallopeptidase has protein sequence MAGAWVVLALALLSLPTRALAQTLPAQASTPATSAQAAALVRLRLVKTPTRYQAWVDNTLPGPVQVELSLPRGRGIIASPALPTRVLLPARGSRLVASLILTAPADAADFGLALDAVPGDPHVQPLDVRYRLPFDAPARVDQGPGGHFSHDDAQNFDAIDFALPEGTPILAAREGIVLQVEGDHRQVGLGREAGAGKSNFVRVLHADGTMALYAHLKPQGVLVRVGQSVTAGQRIGLSGNTGFSSGPHLHFVVQVNAGMRLVSIPITLAGPLGELRFAH, from the coding sequence ATGGCGGGGGCGTGGGTCGTACTCGCCCTGGCCCTGCTGTCGCTCCCGACGCGCGCGCTTGCGCAAACCCTGCCCGCCCAGGCCTCCACGCCCGCCACCTCCGCCCAGGCCGCGGCCCTGGTCCGGTTGCGCCTGGTCAAGACGCCAACCCGCTACCAAGCCTGGGTGGATAACACGCTGCCCGGCCCGGTGCAGGTGGAACTCTCGCTGCCGCGTGGGCGCGGGATCATCGCCTCGCCGGCGCTGCCGACACGCGTCCTGCTGCCCGCCCGTGGCAGCCGGCTGGTCGCCAGCCTGATCCTCACCGCCCCTGCGGACGCCGCCGACTTCGGGCTGGCGCTGGATGCGGTGCCTGGCGACCCGCATGTCCAACCGCTGGACGTGCGCTATCGGCTGCCCTTCGACGCACCGGCTCGGGTCGACCAGGGGCCCGGCGGCCACTTCAGTCATGACGATGCGCAGAACTTCGATGCCATCGACTTCGCCCTGCCCGAGGGCACGCCGATCCTGGCGGCGCGCGAGGGCATCGTGCTCCAGGTCGAAGGCGATCATCGGCAGGTCGGCCTGGGACGCGAGGCCGGCGCGGGCAAGAGCAACTTCGTCCGCGTCCTGCATGCCGACGGGACCATGGCGCTCTACGCACATCTCAAGCCCCAAGGCGTGCTGGTCCGGGTGGGACAGTCGGTCACGGCCGGCCAGCGCATCGGGCTATCGGGCAATACCGGCTTTTCCAGCGGGCCGCACCTGCACTTCGTCGTCCAGGTCAACGCCGGCATGCGACTGGTCTCGATCCCGATCACCCTGGCCGGTCCGCTGGGCGAACTGCGCTTCGCGCACTGA
- a CDS encoding DUF1656 domain-containing protein, which produces MLPPEISIGGVYVPGLLVLAAGLFVLFWLLDGLAGRVGLYRHAWHPPLFRLALYVCVFGLLGLMLLT; this is translated from the coding sequence ATGCTGCCTCCTGAAATCTCCATCGGCGGGGTCTATGTGCCCGGCCTGCTGGTCCTGGCCGCCGGCCTGTTCGTCCTGTTCTGGCTGCTGGACGGATTGGCCGGTCGCGTCGGCCTGTATCGGCACGCCTGGCATCCCCCGCTGTTCCGCCTGGCCCTGTATGTCTGCGTCTTCGGCTTGCTCGGCCTGATGCTGTTGACCTAG
- a CDS encoding HlyD family secretion protein gives MNTPALIRTALTGIVVLAAALIGYALWNHYMYSPWTRDGRVRAEIVRVAPDVSGLVAEVDVQDNQHVKAGQVLFRIDPRRFELAVAQARADLGAAQAAARAAGANISAAAASTTASQADYQKYAAQAQRREAAASVISAEARADAAATARAAQAAVEQARANRSAATASQSKALAAVEQAQAALDLAQLNLERATVRAAAEGDITNLNVRVGDYASAGAARMALVRSDTMWVYGYFEETKLPHIRAGDAADIRLMSDGRALHGTVEGIARGITDADNPTSSSDLLASVSPTFNWIRLAQRVPVRVRIDPASVPKDMVLAAGMTASVTVHPAQRDAR, from the coding sequence ATGAATACACCCGCCCTGATCCGCACCGCCCTGACCGGCATCGTGGTCCTGGCCGCCGCCCTGATCGGCTACGCGCTTTGGAACCACTACATGTATTCGCCCTGGACCCGCGATGGCCGGGTCCGTGCCGAGATCGTGCGCGTCGCCCCGGACGTGTCCGGCCTCGTGGCCGAGGTCGATGTGCAGGACAACCAGCACGTCAAGGCTGGCCAGGTCCTGTTCCGCATCGATCCGCGCCGCTTCGAACTGGCCGTTGCCCAGGCCCGGGCCGATCTGGGCGCCGCGCAGGCCGCGGCGCGCGCCGCCGGCGCCAACATCTCCGCCGCCGCGGCCAGCACCACGGCCAGCCAGGCCGATTACCAGAAGTACGCGGCCCAGGCCCAGCGTCGCGAGGCCGCCGCCTCGGTGATCTCGGCCGAGGCCCGCGCCGATGCCGCCGCCACCGCACGCGCCGCGCAGGCTGCGGTGGAACAGGCCCGTGCCAACCGCAGTGCCGCCACCGCCTCGCAATCCAAGGCGTTGGCCGCGGTGGAACAGGCCCAGGCCGCGCTGGACCTGGCTCAACTCAATCTGGAGCGTGCCACCGTGCGCGCCGCCGCCGAGGGCGACATCACCAACCTCAACGTGCGCGTGGGCGACTACGCCAGCGCCGGCGCCGCGCGCATGGCGCTGGTGCGCAGCGACACGATGTGGGTCTACGGCTACTTCGAAGAAACCAAGCTGCCGCACATCCGCGCCGGCGACGCCGCCGACATCCGCCTGATGAGCGACGGCCGCGCGCTGCACGGCACCGTCGAAGGCATCGCCCGCGGCATTACCGATGCCGACAACCCGACCAGCAGCAGCGATCTGCTGGCTTCGGTCAGCCCGACCTTCAACTGGATCCGCCTGGCCCAGCGCGTGCCGGTGCGGGTGCGCATCGATCCGGCCAGCGTCCCCAAGGACATGGTGCTGGCCGCCGGCATGACCGCCTCGGTCACCGTGCATCCGGCGCAGCGCGACGCACGCTGA
- a CDS encoding citrate synthase — MSDLDQVTLTAGDKPVALPVLKPTLGNDCVDVSKLTKETGLFTYDPGFGATASCKSAITYIDGDKGVLLYRGYPIDQLAANSSFTEVSYLLMNGELPSKTELSQFEDEVTHHTMMHESLKSFLQGFRHDAHPMAMLAASVASLSAFYHDTLDLNDPEQRRLAAIRLIAKMPTLAAAAFRYTNGQPIRYPRNSLGYVERFLHMMFEVPSEELELSPVVAKAMDLLFILHADHEQNASTSTVRLVGSTGANPYASVAAGITALWGPAHGGANEAVLKMLAEIGTADNVENAVKRAKDKNDPFRLMGFGHRVYKNFDPRAKIIREMTHKVLGELGVNDPMLDVAMKLEEVALKDEYFVERKLYPNVDFYSGIIYKALKIPTEMFTVMFAIGRTPGWVSHWLEQQVDPEARIGRPRQIYTGSDVRDYPKG; from the coding sequence GTGTCCGATCTTGACCAGGTCACGCTGACCGCCGGCGACAAGCCGGTGGCCCTGCCTGTACTGAAACCCACGCTTGGCAACGACTGTGTCGATGTGTCCAAGCTGACCAAGGAAACCGGTCTTTTCACCTACGATCCCGGCTTTGGCGCCACCGCCAGCTGCAAGTCCGCCATCACCTACATCGATGGCGACAAGGGCGTGCTGCTGTACCGCGGTTACCCGATCGACCAGTTGGCCGCGAACTCGAGCTTCACCGAGGTCTCCTACCTGCTGATGAACGGCGAGCTGCCGTCCAAGACCGAGCTGTCCCAGTTCGAGGACGAAGTGACGCATCACACGATGATGCACGAGTCGCTCAAGAGCTTCCTGCAGGGCTTCCGCCACGACGCGCACCCGATGGCCATGCTCGCCGCCTCGGTGGCTTCGCTGTCGGCGTTCTACCACGACACCCTGGACCTCAACGATCCCGAGCAGCGCCGCCTGGCGGCGATCCGCCTGATCGCCAAGATGCCGACCCTGGCGGCCGCCGCATTCCGCTACACCAACGGCCAGCCGATTCGTTACCCGCGCAACAGCCTGGGCTACGTCGAGCGCTTCCTGCACATGATGTTCGAGGTGCCCAGCGAAGAGCTGGAGCTCAGCCCGGTAGTGGCCAAGGCCATGGACCTGCTGTTCATCCTGCATGCCGACCACGAGCAGAATGCCTCGACCTCGACCGTGCGTCTGGTCGGCTCGACCGGGGCCAACCCGTACGCCTCGGTCGCTGCCGGCATCACCGCCCTGTGGGGCCCGGCTCACGGCGGCGCCAACGAGGCCGTGCTGAAGATGCTCGCCGAGATCGGCACCGCCGACAACGTCGAGAACGCCGTCAAGCGTGCCAAGGACAAGAACGACCCGTTCCGCCTGATGGGCTTTGGCCATCGCGTGTACAAGAACTTCGATCCGCGCGCCAAGATCATCCGCGAGATGACCCACAAGGTGCTGGGCGAGCTGGGCGTGAACGACCCGATGCTGGACGTGGCGATGAAGCTGGAAGAAGTCGCCTTGAAGGACGAGTACTTCGTCGAGCGCAAGCTCTACCCCAACGTCGATTTCTACAGCGGCATCATCTACAAGGCGCTGAAGATCCCGACCGAGATGTTCACCGTGATGTTCGCCATCGGCCGCACACCGGGCTGGGTATCGCACTGGCTGGAACAGCAGGTCGATCCGGAAGCCCGCATCGGCCGTCCGCGCCAGATCTACACCGGTTCGGACGTGCGCGACTACCCGAAGGGCTGA
- a CDS encoding type B 50S ribosomal protein L31, which produces MKADIHPQYRDVVFHDVTSDFKILTRSTLASKETVKWEDGNEYPLVKVEVSSASHPFYTGKHKVMDTGGRIDKFQKRYAR; this is translated from the coding sequence ATGAAGGCCGACATCCATCCGCAGTACCGCGACGTCGTCTTCCACGATGTCACCTCCGACTTCAAGATCCTGACCCGTTCCACCTTGGCCAGCAAGGAAACGGTCAAGTGGGAAGACGGCAACGAATACCCGCTGGTCAAGGTTGAAGTGTCCTCGGCTTCGCATCCGTTCTACACGGGCAAGCACAAGGTCATGGACACCGGCGGACGCATCGACAAGTTCCAGAAGCGCTACGCGCGCTGA
- a CDS encoding FUSC family protein, with protein MSATPASAAPAPRPSWRAQVREALRGEGAAWLFVFKVLLSMYLACGIAMRMGFSSPSTAMITVIVVMNRQSGMVLAKAFYRTLGTIVGSIVAVAIAALFPQQPLLFLLALSLWVGLCAGGALMFRNFRSYGFVLSGYTVAIIALPAVNAPTAVFTLATARLTEVLLGLLVSAVVFDVVFPVRLRNSLRTASNGLMSAFLDFVRDGTRGALPRAQMEQAHLRFVRESMSLEDLRASVVFEDPEARVRSRRMRLLNQRFMAASTRFQSLHHLINRLLRGDSDDIVAGALMQLYRPLGDALAERVAGDHADVTQRLDQVLDAQPARAAGLRAALPAARLDDFDTGVSLLRRFTAELRDMTHTAAALQQPGLRGKLHRASEKVRFRYATDLAAVAVTVARSFLVSLLLGLAWIHSGWSSGAGALANVIAFTAILAAGANPAAAAVQITKGFSLGVLMAVVCFTLVLPRLDSFPMLVLGTAPFLMVAVYLSTRPPLFGLSLGTCLGFMVTLGLGLSPSQDVASLLNNGMAFLLGAILAMLAFQLIPSVVGTQWQRRRLLTELRRQVALAARAPLDGLAPRFESVSRDLFLQVITYTQPGSQESRTLLAWALAVHETGRTLIELRHDSLDAAVPADIEREIDAAVAAIARLYEHLGAADHDAASRHLDAALSLTAIDGAVPARLQPVREHLHLLRSALRDADSVLSGAAGAHPDTPSEHAHAAS; from the coding sequence GTGAGCGCGACGCCCGCCAGCGCCGCGCCGGCGCCTCGACCGTCCTGGCGCGCGCAGGTCCGCGAGGCGCTGCGCGGGGAGGGCGCGGCTTGGCTGTTCGTGTTCAAGGTCCTGCTGTCGATGTACCTGGCCTGCGGGATCGCCATGCGCATGGGATTCTCCTCGCCGTCCACGGCCATGATCACCGTGATCGTGGTGATGAACCGGCAGAGCGGCATGGTCCTGGCCAAGGCCTTCTACCGCACCCTGGGCACCATCGTGGGCAGCATCGTGGCGGTGGCCATCGCCGCGCTGTTCCCCCAGCAGCCGCTGCTGTTCCTGCTGGCGCTGTCGCTGTGGGTCGGCCTGTGCGCTGGCGGTGCGCTGATGTTCCGCAACTTCCGCTCGTATGGCTTCGTCCTGTCCGGCTATACGGTGGCGATCATCGCCCTGCCTGCGGTCAATGCGCCGACCGCGGTCTTCACCCTGGCCACCGCGCGCCTGACCGAAGTGTTGCTCGGCCTGCTGGTCAGCGCGGTGGTGTTCGACGTGGTGTTCCCCGTCCGCCTGCGCAACAGCCTGCGCACGGCTTCCAACGGCTTGATGAGCGCATTTCTGGACTTCGTGCGCGACGGCACCCGCGGGGCGCTGCCGCGTGCGCAGATGGAACAGGCGCATCTGCGTTTCGTGCGCGAGTCGATGAGCCTGGAGGACCTGCGGGCCTCGGTGGTGTTCGAGGATCCGGAGGCGCGGGTGCGCAGCCGCCGCATGCGCCTGCTCAACCAGCGCTTCATGGCGGCCTCGACCCGGTTCCAGTCGCTGCATCACCTGATCAACCGCCTGCTGCGCGGCGACTCGGACGACATCGTCGCCGGCGCCCTGATGCAGCTCTACCGCCCGCTGGGCGACGCCTTGGCCGAGCGCGTCGCCGGCGATCATGCCGATGTCACCCAGCGCCTGGACCAGGTGCTCGACGCGCAGCCCGCCCGCGCCGCTGGCCTGCGCGCGGCCCTGCCCGCCGCGCGGCTGGATGACTTCGACACCGGCGTCTCGCTGCTGCGGCGGTTCACCGCCGAACTGCGCGACATGACCCATACCGCCGCGGCGCTGCAGCAGCCTGGCCTGCGCGGAAAGCTGCACCGCGCCAGCGAGAAGGTCCGCTTCCGCTACGCCACCGATTTGGCGGCGGTCGCCGTGACGGTGGCGCGCAGCTTCCTGGTCTCGCTGCTGCTCGGCCTGGCCTGGATCCATAGCGGCTGGAGCAGTGGCGCCGGGGCGCTGGCCAATGTCATCGCCTTTACCGCGATCCTGGCCGCCGGCGCCAACCCCGCCGCCGCCGCGGTGCAGATCACCAAGGGCTTCAGCCTGGGCGTGCTCATGGCCGTCGTCTGCTTCACCCTGGTCCTGCCGCGCCTGGACAGCTTCCCGATGCTGGTGCTGGGGACCGCACCGTTCCTGATGGTGGCCGTGTATCTGTCCACGCGCCCGCCGCTGTTCGGGCTGAGCCTGGGCACCTGCCTGGGCTTCATGGTCACGCTGGGGCTCGGCCTGTCACCAAGCCAGGACGTGGCCAGCCTGCTCAACAACGGCATGGCCTTCCTGCTCGGCGCGATCCTGGCGATGCTCGCCTTCCAGCTGATCCCCTCGGTGGTCGGCACGCAGTGGCAGCGTCGGCGCCTGCTTACCGAACTGCGCCGCCAGGTGGCCCTGGCCGCCCGCGCGCCGCTGGATGGATTGGCGCCGCGTTTCGAGAGCGTCAGCCGCGACCTGTTCCTGCAGGTGATCACCTACACCCAGCCCGGAAGCCAGGAATCGCGCACTCTGCTGGCCTGGGCGCTGGCCGTGCACGAGACCGGCCGAACGCTGATCGAGCTGCGCCACGACAGCCTGGATGCGGCCGTCCCCGCGGACATCGAGCGCGAGATCGACGCGGCCGTGGCGGCGATCGCGCGCCTGTACGAACACCTCGGCGCCGCCGATCACGACGCGGCCTCCCGGCATCTGGACGCCGCCCTGTCGCTGACCGCCATCGATGGCGCCGTCCCCGCCCGCCTGCAGCCGGTGCGCGAGCACCTGCACCTGTTGCGCAGCGCCCTGCGCGACGCCGATTCGGTCCTCTCCGGCGCGGCCGGCGCTCACCCTGATACCCCCTCGGAGCACGCCCATGCTGCCTCCTGA
- a CDS encoding O-succinylhomoserine (thiol)-lyase encodes MSHSADNAIPCSAATAAVRAGIDRDTAYGAVTPPIVLSSNFSFDGFGNKRQYDYTRSGNPTRDLLGEALAELEGGAGGVITATGMGAINLVLNALLQPGDKLVVPHDAYGGSWRLFNALATKGHFELITADLTNPVSLGEALAQSPRLVLIETPSNPLLRITDLRFVIEAAHKAGAKVVVDNTFLSPALQRPIEFGADLVLHSTTKYVNGHSDVVGGAVIARDAELHQQLVWWANALGLTGSPFDAFLTLRGLRTLDARLRVHQENAQAIVEALDGHAAVTQVYYPGLASHPGHAVAARQQKGFGAMISFELDGGEAAVRAFVDGLRYFTLAESLGGVESLVAHPATMTHAAMTPEARAKAGISDGLLRLSVGIELSEDLVADLQAGLARAQAVAAAQGARKLADA; translated from the coding sequence ATGAGCCATTCCGCCGACAACGCCATTCCCTGCAGCGCCGCCACCGCCGCCGTGCGCGCGGGGATCGACCGCGACACCGCCTACGGGGCGGTGACCCCGCCGATCGTGCTGTCGTCCAATTTCTCCTTCGACGGCTTCGGCAACAAGCGCCAGTACGATTACACCCGCAGCGGCAACCCCACGCGCGACCTGCTGGGCGAGGCGCTGGCCGAACTGGAAGGCGGCGCGGGCGGGGTGATCACCGCCACCGGCATGGGCGCGATCAACCTGGTGCTCAACGCGTTGCTGCAGCCGGGCGACAAGCTGGTGGTGCCGCACGATGCGTACGGCGGCAGCTGGCGCCTGTTTAACGCGCTGGCGACCAAGGGCCACTTCGAACTGATCACCGCCGACCTGACCAACCCGGTCTCGCTGGGCGAGGCGCTGGCGCAGTCGCCCCGGCTGGTGCTGATTGAGACCCCGTCCAACCCGCTGCTGCGCATCACCGACCTGCGCTTTGTGATTGAGGCGGCGCACAAGGCCGGCGCCAAGGTGGTCGTGGACAACACCTTCCTGTCGCCGGCGCTGCAGCGGCCGATCGAGTTCGGTGCCGACCTGGTCCTGCATTCGACCACCAAGTACGTCAACGGACACAGCGACGTGGTCGGCGGTGCGGTGATCGCGCGCGATGCCGAGCTGCACCAGCAGCTGGTGTGGTGGGCCAACGCGCTGGGCCTGACCGGCTCGCCGTTCGACGCTTTCCTGACCTTGCGCGGTTTGCGCACCCTGGACGCGCGCCTGCGCGTGCACCAGGAAAACGCCCAGGCCATTGTCGAGGCGCTCGACGGCCATGCCGCGGTCACCCAGGTCTACTACCCGGGGCTGGCCTCGCACCCGGGCCATGCGGTCGCCGCGCGCCAGCAGAAGGGCTTCGGCGCGATGATCTCCTTCGAGCTGGACGGCGGTGAGGCCGCCGTACGCGCCTTCGTCGACGGCCTGCGCTACTTCACCCTGGCCGAGTCGCTGGGCGGCGTGGAGAGCCTGGTCGCGCATCCTGCCACGATGACCCACGCGGCGATGACCCCGGAGGCGCGCGCCAAGGCTGGCATCTCCGACGGCCTGCTGCGGCTGTCGGTGGGGATCGAACTGTCCGAGGACCTGGTGGCCGACCTGCAGGCCGGACTGGCCCGCGCACAGGCCGTGGCCGCCGCCCAGGGCGCACGGAAACTGGCCGACGCATGA
- a CDS encoding homoserine dehydrogenase — MSAVVRLGTHRAPRLALLGTGVVGGALVARYQRLLARGTPLPAFAWIANSRAVIDGEADLHAGLTQLRTAPANTRIVPPWAEADALDAGDIVIDATASDAIALRHAEWLGRGVHVVTANKLGRGADLTRAQAITEAARAGAAVYGDSATVGAGLPLLRSLRALVDGGDAITSVEGVLSGSLAFLFHTFDGSVPFSACVRQAREAGFTEPDPRIDLSGEDVRRKLLILARAAGLPLQAGEVRVESLLPPVLANASGAQVEALLDTLDAPLHSHLVKAQARGAQLRFVGRFDARGASVSLQALPAGHALCGGAGSDNRVAIHSDRYAQQPLLIQGPGAGAEVTAAALLDDVLALLPLARARAA, encoded by the coding sequence ATGAGCGCGGTCGTCCGGCTCGGAACCCACCGTGCGCCACGCCTGGCCCTGCTGGGCACCGGCGTCGTCGGTGGCGCACTGGTGGCCCGCTATCAGCGCCTGCTGGCGCGCGGCACGCCGTTGCCGGCGTTCGCGTGGATCGCCAACTCACGCGCCGTCATCGACGGCGAGGCGGATCTGCACGCCGGGCTGACGCAGTTGCGTACCGCGCCGGCCAATACGCGCATCGTGCCGCCGTGGGCCGAAGCCGATGCGCTGGACGCCGGCGACATCGTCATCGACGCCACCGCCAGCGACGCCATCGCCCTGCGCCACGCCGAATGGCTGGGCCGTGGCGTGCACGTGGTGACGGCCAACAAGCTGGGCCGGGGTGCGGACCTCACCCGCGCACAGGCGATCACCGAGGCCGCGCGCGCGGGCGCGGCGGTCTACGGCGACAGCGCCACCGTCGGCGCCGGGCTGCCGCTACTGCGCAGCCTGCGTGCGCTGGTCGACGGCGGCGATGCGATCACCTCGGTCGAAGGCGTGCTGTCGGGCTCGCTGGCCTTTCTGTTCCACACCTTCGACGGCAGCGTGCCGTTCTCGGCCTGCGTGCGTCAGGCGCGCGAGGCTGGCTTCACCGAGCCGGATCCGCGCATCGACCTGTCCGGCGAGGACGTGCGTCGCAAGCTGTTGATCCTGGCGCGCGCGGCGGGCCTGCCGCTGCAGGCCGGCGAGGTGCGGGTCGAATCGCTGCTCCCCCCGGTCCTGGCCAACGCCTCCGGCGCACAGGTCGAGGCGCTGCTGGACACGTTGGATGCGCCGCTGCATTCGCATCTGGTCAAGGCCCAGGCACGCGGCGCGCAGCTGCGCTTCGTCGGGCGCTTCGATGCGCGCGGCGCGAGCGTGTCGCTGCAGGCCTTGCCGGCGGGCCACGCCCTGTGTGGCGGGGCGGGCAGCGACAACCGCGTGGCGATCCACAGCGATCGCTACGCGCAGCAGCCGCTGCTGATCCAGGGCCCGGGCGCCGGCGCCGAGGTCACCGCCGCGGCGCTGCTGGACGACGTGCTGGCGCTGCTGCCGCTCGCGCGCGCTCGCGCAGCCTGA
- a CDS encoding phytase, producing the protein MSSFSLIRAACVALLLGGCASLSPPPAPPSAAAATPQARAPHPDAVVKEAWISSAHPEDELDSLAVWPTEQGGAWVIATAKSGNQLLVFDADTGQRLRTVGGPGDGPGQFRRPNGIAVWGDTLFVVERDNHRVQALSLPDFTPLGFIGAETLKVPYGIWVQETAPDTLELLVTDSFMADFRAGLLPPRALMDQRVRRYTVSLPPEGGLSAVETGSFGDTGDAGMLHMVESIAGDPAHERLLIAEEDRRVGSTLREYTMDGRYAGRSLPVFDADAEGVALWDCDVDSGWWVATDQTRPTLFRVYDRASLAPVGTFSGQVVADTDGVALYVAGTPRFPDGALFVQHDNRALAAFDLRDIAAALHLHGACLP; encoded by the coding sequence ATGAGCTCCTTTTCCCTGATCCGCGCCGCCTGCGTGGCACTCCTGCTTGGCGGCTGCGCCAGCCTCTCCCCGCCCCCTGCCCCGCCGTCCGCAGCGGCCGCCACGCCCCAGGCGCGAGCGCCGCATCCCGATGCGGTGGTCAAGGAAGCCTGGATCTCATCCGCTCACCCGGAGGACGAACTGGACTCCCTGGCGGTGTGGCCCACCGAGCAGGGCGGCGCCTGGGTGATCGCCACGGCCAAGTCCGGCAACCAACTGCTGGTCTTCGACGCCGATACCGGACAGCGCCTGCGCACCGTGGGCGGCCCGGGGGACGGTCCCGGCCAGTTCAGGCGGCCCAATGGCATCGCGGTCTGGGGCGACACGCTGTTCGTGGTCGAGCGCGATAACCATCGCGTGCAGGCTTTGTCCCTGCCCGACTTCACCCCGTTGGGATTCATCGGGGCCGAGACGCTCAAGGTGCCCTATGGCATCTGGGTGCAGGAGACCGCGCCGGATACGCTCGAGTTGCTGGTCACCGACAGCTTCATGGCCGACTTCCGGGCCGGCCTGCTGCCGCCGCGTGCGCTGATGGACCAGCGCGTGCGGCGCTACACGGTGAGCCTGCCACCCGAGGGCGGATTGAGTGCGGTGGAGACGGGCAGCTTCGGCGATACCGGGGATGCCGGCATGCTGCACATGGTCGAGTCCATTGCCGGCGACCCGGCCCACGAGCGCCTGCTGATCGCCGAGGAGGACCGCCGCGTCGGTTCGACCCTGCGCGAATACACGATGGACGGGCGCTACGCCGGGCGCAGCCTGCCGGTGTTCGACGCCGACGCCGAGGGGGTGGCGCTGTGGGACTGCGATGTGGACAGCGGCTGGTGGGTGGCGACCGACCAGACCCGTCCGACCCTGTTCCGGGTGTACGACCGCGCCAGCCTGGCGCCCGTGGGCACCTTCTCCGGTCAGGTCGTGGCCGACACCGACGGCGTGGCCCTGTATGTGGCCGGCACGCCGCGCTTTCCCGATGGGGCGCTGTTCGTCCAGCACGACAACCGCGCGCTGGCCGCCTTCGACCTGCGCGACATCGCCGCGGCCCTGCACCTGCATGGCGCCTGCCTGCCGTGA
- a CDS encoding homoserine O-succinyltransferase, translated as MSLVNTVAAHSNETTEVDACCTSAAAAPAIRGELSVALAMRHAGARTLTLRYELQGPAEAPVVFVAGGISAHRHVAASAQFPENGWANDLVRAGRTLDPARVRILSFDFLGADGQLDAPIDPADQADAIATLLDALEIPALRAFVGYSYGALVGQHLAARHPRRVERLVAVSGAHRPHPFASAWRALQRHAVALGQMQCADQQGLSLARQFAMLSYRTPEEFGERFDAAPEVINGRVRVAAEDYLDAAGAQYVARTPVNAFLRLSESIDLHRIDPATIAVPTTVVAVEGDRLVPLADLVTLVEGLGPNGHLRVLRSPYGHDAFLKETDRIDAILATALRPTGDTP; from the coding sequence ATGAGCCTCGTGAACACAGTCGCCGCCCATTCCAACGAAACCACCGAAGTCGACGCGTGCTGTACGTCGGCCGCCGCTGCGCCCGCGATCCGCGGCGAGCTGTCGGTGGCCCTGGCCATGCGCCATGCCGGCGCGCGTACGCTGACCCTGCGCTACGAACTGCAAGGCCCGGCCGAGGCGCCGGTGGTGTTCGTGGCCGGTGGTATCTCCGCGCACCGCCATGTCGCGGCCAGCGCGCAGTTCCCCGAAAACGGCTGGGCCAACGACCTGGTCCGTGCCGGGCGCACGCTGGATCCGGCGCGCGTGCGCATCCTGTCCTTCGATTTCCTCGGTGCCGACGGCCAGCTCGATGCGCCGATCGACCCGGCCGACCAGGCCGACGCCATCGCCACCCTGCTCGACGCGCTGGAGATTCCGGCGCTGCGCGCCTTCGTCGGCTATTCCTACGGCGCGCTGGTCGGCCAGCACCTGGCTGCGCGGCATCCGCGGCGGGTCGAGCGCCTGGTGGCCGTCAGCGGTGCCCACCGGCCGCATCCGTTCGCCTCGGCCTGGCGCGCGCTGCAGCGCCATGCCGTGGCGCTGGGCCAGATGCAGTGCGCCGACCAGCAGGGCCTGTCGCTGGCGCGCCAGTTCGCCATGCTCAGCTACCGCACCCCGGAAGAATTCGGCGAGCGCTTCGACGCCGCGCCGGAGGTCATCAACGGCCGCGTGCGCGTGGCCGCCGAGGACTACCTGGATGCCGCCGGCGCGCAATACGTCGCGCGCACCCCGGTCAACGCCTTCCTGCGCCTGTCCGAATCCATCGACCTGCACCGCATCGACCCGGCCACCATCGCCGTGCCCACCACCGTGGTCGCCGTCGAAGGCGACCGCCTGGTGCCGCTGGCCGACCTGGTCACCCTGGTCGAGGGCCTGGGGCCCAACGGCCACCTGCGCGTGCTGCGCTCGCCCTATGGCCACGACGCCTTCCTGAAAGAAACCGACCGCATCGACGCGATCCTCGCCACCGCCCTGCGCCCCACCGGAGACACCCCATGA
- a CDS encoding MarR family transcriptional regulator, with translation MNQFDLQHSRFASTAERLEATDRRHPGFPKEAAAVVRMIKLIHKLTVDHGNDTLRAHGLSYPEYNVLMMIDSSPDGALSPSLIGEAAGEKSANVTRLTQQLVDKGLIQRQPSPQDRRSTLLCLTQAGHASIAAFLPDIWAVLKGYVRDLDRTEQAVLRHLLTKLLHGVEQTL, from the coding sequence GTGAATCAATTCGACCTCCAGCACAGCCGTTTCGCCTCCACGGCCGAGCGCCTCGAAGCGACCGATCGGCGCCATCCCGGGTTTCCCAAGGAAGCCGCCGCTGTCGTGCGCATGATCAAGCTCATCCACAAGCTCACCGTCGATCACGGCAACGACACGCTGCGCGCGCACGGGCTGAGCTACCCGGAATACAACGTGCTGATGATGATCGACAGCAGTCCGGATGGTGCCCTGAGCCCTTCCCTGATCGGCGAGGCGGCCGGGGAGAAGTCGGCCAATGTCACCCGCCTGACCCAGCAACTGGTCGACAAGGGCCTGATCCAGCGCCAACCCAGTCCGCAAGATCGACGCAGCACCTTGCTATGCCTGACACAGGCCGGTCACGCATCGATCGCCGCGTTCCTGCCGGACATCTGGGCCGTGCTGAAGGGCTATGTGCGCGACCTGGACCGCACCGAGCAGGCCGTCCTGCGGCACCTGCTGACCAAACTGCTGCACGGCGTGGAACAGACCTTGTGA